A region of Ornithodoros turicata isolate Travis chromosome 5, ASM3712646v1, whole genome shotgun sequence DNA encodes the following proteins:
- the LOC135395053 gene encoding uncharacterized protein LOC135395053 yields MAVSCKFLWLLGFILLPLSSTSPQTPWVRGPAEYIALSGDLLIDYEVASNTTSGAVIRVVDSQGIPLSKTDVRSNLGHVIFPCGIVHKAGDYHFEIAQGDTVMARSPEVTKTRWPASETHVPLLLESYSSDAVVALEFPSVKCSPLQQDDYGFDVTLVYQGSSHPGLWKPEVLAQERLGNWKALWSQHITFDCQLFDRPGFYQVQVLCADDQSLPAVSESVLITVLKSPQYAINIVQNPISSCHSGINVVYRYPTTCGKGRDKVRVYGRRSGQLEYLFEQRLPMNKHAITLGCHLFPDGYEEFCFMYVGVARNGAVFELAKVCRPADIQPDSKHSDWGAWSEWSPCTGSCGKGTQVRYRLCSSHAAYCSGNAYDSRTCILEPCPATTTTSTLPTPGYCSCGCTFVVFRSESVQFRGSLCGNGPVTWILRPLLEPGVTVHFLDVQLEPYRQRLIVRGGESPVATLLAVISGSDSLSVTSDRGPIRVDFMDSNATASQDDGTGFNMTFWGSGTHEEATFLASRHTILSPIHVTLTVLATAVFSALFIFLIIYRKCRQQPSESLCSVDEGDETTKLLRCETLTSEVSALCPTRASKAIGQSPEDYMEGSNLFEQSEPSKKVGAIKKSVVSLVSSDHKAASSFSELSVAGTEDGLELDYYDYGCHDLPGSYFSALPEQWPPFIPSPNMGEDEDALELQLQKYTLPPPETDLYSMDGRSSGTAGSTMTADA; encoded by the exons ATGGCCGTTTCCTGCAAGTTTCTCTGGCTACTAGGCTTTATCTTGCTGCCCTTATCATCCA CCTCTCCACAGACTCCGTGGGTGCGTGGCCCTGCTGAGTACATTGCCCTTTCAGGAGACCTACTCATTGACTACGAGGTTGCCTCCAATACCACTTCTGGAGCAGTGATCAGAGTGGTTGACTCTCAGGGAATACCACTATCAAAGACGGATGTCAGAAGCAACCTCGGTCATGTCATCTTCCCGTGTGGGATTGTACACAAGGCAGGGGACTATCACTTCGAGATTGCGCAAGGC GACACAGTAATGGCTCGCTCCCCGGAAGTAACGAAGACACGGTGGCCAGCGAGTGAGACCCACGTGCCATTGCTGCTAGAATCGTACAGCTCGGACGCTGTGGTGGCCTTGGAGTTTCCGTCCGTCAAGTGTTCTCCCCTGCAGCAGGACGACTATGGCTTCGACGTCACACTCGTATACCAGGGATCCTCTCATCCGGGCCTTTGGAAGCCGGAGGTGTTGGCCCAAGAGAGGCTCGGCAACTGGAAGGCTCTCTGGTCGCAACACATCACCTTCGACTGTCAACTGTTCGACCGGCCTGGCTTTTACCAG GTGCAGGTGCTGTGTGCCGATGACCAGAGCTTACCAGCTGTGAGCGAGAGTGTTCTCATCACAGTCCTCAAGAGCCCCCAGTACGCCATCAACATTGTACAAAACCCCATCTCTAGCTGCCACAGTGGAATTAACGTCGTCTACAGGTATCCAACAACTTGTGGCAA GGGCCGTGATAAGGTTCGTGTGTACGGTCGTCGCTCTGGACAGCTGGAGTACCTTTTTGAACAACGGCTCCCCATGAATAAGCATGCCATTACACTGGGATGCCACCTTTTCCCCGATGGATACGAGGAATTCTGCTTCATGTATGTCGGTGTGGCACGTAACGGTGCTGTATTTGAGCTGGCAAAAGTGTGCAGGCCGGCCGACATCCAACCAG ATTCGAAGCACTCTGACTGGGGTGCTTGGAGCGAGTGGAGTCCATGTACTGGTTCGTGCGGAAAAGGCACTCAAGTTCGGTATCGCCTATGCTCCTCACACGCTGCCTACTGTTCCGGAAATGCCTATGATTCCAGGACCTGCATTCTGGAGCCATGCCCCG CAACGACGACGACAAGCACGCTGCCAACTCCCGGCTACTGTTCCTGCGGCTGCACTTTCGTGGTGTTCCGGTCGGAAAGCGTGCAATTCCGCGGTTCACTGTGCGGTAACGGGCCCGTGACGTGGATCCTTCGGCCGCTGCTCGAACCCGGCGTCACCGTGCACTTCTTGGACGTGCAGCTGGAGCCGTATCGGCAACGGCTGATCGTTCGAGGGGGAGAGTCTCCCGTGGCGACCCTGCTGGCTGTCATCTCGGGGAGCGATTCTCTCTCTGTCACCTCGGACAGGGGACCAATCAGGGTTGACTTTATGGATAGCAATGCCACGGCTTCTCAGGACGACGGCACGGGATTCAATATGACCTTCTGGGGAAGCG GTACACACGAAGAGGCGACATTCCTCGCATCCAGACACACGATCCTTTCACCTATCCACGTTACATTAACCGTCCTCGCAACTGCCGTCTTCTCAGCCCTCTTCATCTTCCTCATAATCTACCGCAAATGCCGACAGCAGCCGAGTGAATCCCTCTGCTCCGTCGACGAAGGTGACGAAACCACGAAGCTTCTGCGCTGCGAGACGTTGACATCAGAAGTCTCGGCGTTGTGTCCCACCAGAGCCTCAAAGGCTATCGGACAGAGCCCAGAAGACTACATGGAAGGCAGCAACTTGTTTGAACAGTCCGAGCCATCTAAGAAAGTCGGAGCAATTAAAAAGAGTGTAGTGTCCCTCGTCTCGTCGGATCACAAGGCGGCCTCGTCCTTCTCGGAGCTGAGCGTCGCAGGTACGGAGGACGGATTAGAGCTGGACTATTACGACTACGGGTGTCACGACTTGCCAGGGTCTTACTTTTCCGCTCTGCCGGAACAATGGCCACCTTTTATTCCCTCTCCCAACATGGGCGAGGATGAAGATGCTCTCGAACTGCAGCTGCAGAAGTACACATTGCCTCCCCCGGAGACGGACTTATACTCGATGGACGGGAGAAGTTCTGGGACAGCTGGGAGTACAATGACTGCAGACGCATAG
- the LOC135395054 gene encoding protein tumorous imaginal discs, mitochondrial-like isoform X1 produces MYAVVRATVQLSRCCVACTHLKKSLLQSIESGREHCIQHHGARSIHTSHSLFKRDYYEVLGVSRNASQKDIKKAYYQLAKKYHPDTSKGDPEAAKKFQEVSEAYEVLSDDTKRQQFDQWGSTGPEMPGGGGGGWGGPTGGFHASIDPEELFRRIFGDLGARTGFSDFDFSESQFGFGGAQEVILQLTFQQAARGINKDVSVNVVDTCPRCSGSRCEPGSKAARCPYCNGSGMETVSTGPFVMRSTCRHCHGTRMHIRYPCTECNGKGTTVQRKMVTVPVPAGVEDGQTVRMQVGKKELFVTFKVSRSDYFKRDGADIHTEAAVSLSQAVLGGTVRVQGIYEDIMLQIPANTSSHTKIRLAGKGIKRLQSSGYGDHYVTVKVVIPKKMSPKQKALIQAYAELEEDTAGTIDGIVNTRDGRTVMHDERGFVGQIRAALDQDIDIEHKKDNNKA; encoded by the exons ATGTATGCTGTAGTACGCGCTACTGTACAGTTATCTCGCTGTTGTGTAGCGTGTACTCACCTGAAGAAAAGTCTCTTACAGTCAATCGAAAGTG GTCGTGAGCACTGCATTCAGCATCACGGTGCACGAAGTATACACACATCACATAGTCTTTTCAAAAGAGACTATTACGAAGTATTAGGCGTGTCTCGGAATGCTAGCCAGAAGGACATCAAAAAGGCGTACTACCAG CTCGCGAAGAAGTACCATCCAGACACAAGTAAAGGAGACCCAGAGGCCGCTAAGAAATTCCAGGAGGTGTCTGAAGCCTACGAG GTCCTGAGTGACGACACCAAGCGGCAACAGTTTGACCAATGGGGTTCAACTGGTCCAGAGATGcctggtggtggaggtggtgggtgGGGAGGACCCACCGGTGGCTTCCATGCCAGCATTGATCCTGAGGAGCTGTTCCGGAGGATTTTTGGAGACCTCGGAGCCCGCACCGGATTCTCAGACTTTGACTTTTCGGAATCTCAGTTTGGCTTCGGGGGAGCTCAAGAG GTTATCCTGCAGTTGACATTTCAGCAGGCTGCACGAGGCATCAACAAAGACGTTTCCGTCAACGTTGTGGACACCTGTCCGCGATGTAGTGGGTCAAGGTGCGAACCAGGTTCCAAGGCTGCACGCTGTCCTTATTGTAATGGCAGTGGTATG GAAACAGTAAGCACAGGTCCGTTTGTGATGCGAAGCACCTGTCGTCACTGCCACGGGACTCGGATGCACATCCGCTACCCATGTACAGAGTGTAACGGGAAAGGTACCACGGTCCAGCGAAAGATGGTTACTGTGCCAGTACCAGCAG GTGTAGAGGACGGCCAGACTGTACGCATGCAAGTTGGCAAGAAGGAACTCTTTGTTACGTTCAAG GTATCGCGTAGCGACTACTTCAAGCGGGACGGAGCTGACATTCACACGGAGGCCGCAGTCAGTCTCTCTCAAGCCGTGCTGGGGGGGACGGTTCGAGTGCAGGGTATCTACGAGGACATCATGCTCCAG ATTCCAGCCAATACGTCGTCCCATACAAAGATCCGGCTAGCTGGGAAGGGCATCAAGCGGCTCCAGAGTTCCGGTTACGGTGACCACTATGTCACGGTTAAAGTTGTAATACCCAA GAAGATGTCGCCCAAGCAGAAAGCACTCATTCAGGCTTACGCTGAACTGGAAGAGGACACAGCAGgaacgatagatggcatcgttaACACTAGGGATG GCCGCACCGTGATGCATGACGAGCGGGGCTTCGTAGGACAGATACGTGCCGCTCTAGACCAGGACATAGACATTGAGCACAAGAAGGACAACAACAAGGCATAG
- the LOC135395054 gene encoding protein tumorous imaginal discs, mitochondrial-like isoform X2 — translation MYAVVRATVQLSRCCVACTHLKKSLLQSIESREHCIQHHGARSIHTSHSLFKRDYYEVLGVSRNASQKDIKKAYYQLAKKYHPDTSKGDPEAAKKFQEVSEAYEVLSDDTKRQQFDQWGSTGPEMPGGGGGGWGGPTGGFHASIDPEELFRRIFGDLGARTGFSDFDFSESQFGFGGAQEVILQLTFQQAARGINKDVSVNVVDTCPRCSGSRCEPGSKAARCPYCNGSGMETVSTGPFVMRSTCRHCHGTRMHIRYPCTECNGKGTTVQRKMVTVPVPAGVEDGQTVRMQVGKKELFVTFKVSRSDYFKRDGADIHTEAAVSLSQAVLGGTVRVQGIYEDIMLQIPANTSSHTKIRLAGKGIKRLQSSGYGDHYVTVKVVIPKKMSPKQKALIQAYAELEEDTAGTIDGIVNTRDGRTVMHDERGFVGQIRAALDQDIDIEHKKDNNKA, via the exons ATGTATGCTGTAGTACGCGCTACTGTACAGTTATCTCGCTGTTGTGTAGCGTGTACTCACCTGAAGAAAAGTCTCTTACAGTCAATCGAAA GTCGTGAGCACTGCATTCAGCATCACGGTGCACGAAGTATACACACATCACATAGTCTTTTCAAAAGAGACTATTACGAAGTATTAGGCGTGTCTCGGAATGCTAGCCAGAAGGACATCAAAAAGGCGTACTACCAG CTCGCGAAGAAGTACCATCCAGACACAAGTAAAGGAGACCCAGAGGCCGCTAAGAAATTCCAGGAGGTGTCTGAAGCCTACGAG GTCCTGAGTGACGACACCAAGCGGCAACAGTTTGACCAATGGGGTTCAACTGGTCCAGAGATGcctggtggtggaggtggtgggtgGGGAGGACCCACCGGTGGCTTCCATGCCAGCATTGATCCTGAGGAGCTGTTCCGGAGGATTTTTGGAGACCTCGGAGCCCGCACCGGATTCTCAGACTTTGACTTTTCGGAATCTCAGTTTGGCTTCGGGGGAGCTCAAGAG GTTATCCTGCAGTTGACATTTCAGCAGGCTGCACGAGGCATCAACAAAGACGTTTCCGTCAACGTTGTGGACACCTGTCCGCGATGTAGTGGGTCAAGGTGCGAACCAGGTTCCAAGGCTGCACGCTGTCCTTATTGTAATGGCAGTGGTATG GAAACAGTAAGCACAGGTCCGTTTGTGATGCGAAGCACCTGTCGTCACTGCCACGGGACTCGGATGCACATCCGCTACCCATGTACAGAGTGTAACGGGAAAGGTACCACGGTCCAGCGAAAGATGGTTACTGTGCCAGTACCAGCAG GTGTAGAGGACGGCCAGACTGTACGCATGCAAGTTGGCAAGAAGGAACTCTTTGTTACGTTCAAG GTATCGCGTAGCGACTACTTCAAGCGGGACGGAGCTGACATTCACACGGAGGCCGCAGTCAGTCTCTCTCAAGCCGTGCTGGGGGGGACGGTTCGAGTGCAGGGTATCTACGAGGACATCATGCTCCAG ATTCCAGCCAATACGTCGTCCCATACAAAGATCCGGCTAGCTGGGAAGGGCATCAAGCGGCTCCAGAGTTCCGGTTACGGTGACCACTATGTCACGGTTAAAGTTGTAATACCCAA GAAGATGTCGCCCAAGCAGAAAGCACTCATTCAGGCTTACGCTGAACTGGAAGAGGACACAGCAGgaacgatagatggcatcgttaACACTAGGGATG GCCGCACCGTGATGCATGACGAGCGGGGCTTCGTAGGACAGATACGTGCCGCTCTAGACCAGGACATAGACATTGAGCACAAGAAGGACAACAACAAGGCATAG
- the LOC135395054 gene encoding protein tumorous imaginal discs, mitochondrial-like isoform X3, with the protein MYAVVRATVQLSRCCVACTHLKKSLLQSIESGREHCIQHHGARSIHTSHSLFKRDYYEVLGVSRNASQKDIKKAYYQLAKKYHPDTSKGDPEAAKKFQEVSEAYEVLSDDTKRQQFDQWGSTGPEMPGGGGGGWGGPTGGFHASIDPEELFRRIFGDLGARTGFSDFDFSESQFGFGGAQEVILQLTFQQAARGINKDVSVNVVDTCPRCSGSRCEPGSKAARCPYCNGSGMETVSTGPFVMRSTCRHCHGTRMHIRYPCTECNGKGTTVQRKMVTVPVPAGVEDGQTVRMQVGKKELFVTFKVSRSDYFKRDGADIHTEAAVSLSQAVLGGTVRVQGIYEDIMLQIPANTSSHTKIRLAGKGIKRLQSSGYGDHYVTVKVVIPKKMSPKQKALIQAYAELEEDTAGTIDGIVNTRDGNKNTYAGREEPEQEENTGLLSKIKKVIFG; encoded by the exons ATGTATGCTGTAGTACGCGCTACTGTACAGTTATCTCGCTGTTGTGTAGCGTGTACTCACCTGAAGAAAAGTCTCTTACAGTCAATCGAAAGTG GTCGTGAGCACTGCATTCAGCATCACGGTGCACGAAGTATACACACATCACATAGTCTTTTCAAAAGAGACTATTACGAAGTATTAGGCGTGTCTCGGAATGCTAGCCAGAAGGACATCAAAAAGGCGTACTACCAG CTCGCGAAGAAGTACCATCCAGACACAAGTAAAGGAGACCCAGAGGCCGCTAAGAAATTCCAGGAGGTGTCTGAAGCCTACGAG GTCCTGAGTGACGACACCAAGCGGCAACAGTTTGACCAATGGGGTTCAACTGGTCCAGAGATGcctggtggtggaggtggtgggtgGGGAGGACCCACCGGTGGCTTCCATGCCAGCATTGATCCTGAGGAGCTGTTCCGGAGGATTTTTGGAGACCTCGGAGCCCGCACCGGATTCTCAGACTTTGACTTTTCGGAATCTCAGTTTGGCTTCGGGGGAGCTCAAGAG GTTATCCTGCAGTTGACATTTCAGCAGGCTGCACGAGGCATCAACAAAGACGTTTCCGTCAACGTTGTGGACACCTGTCCGCGATGTAGTGGGTCAAGGTGCGAACCAGGTTCCAAGGCTGCACGCTGTCCTTATTGTAATGGCAGTGGTATG GAAACAGTAAGCACAGGTCCGTTTGTGATGCGAAGCACCTGTCGTCACTGCCACGGGACTCGGATGCACATCCGCTACCCATGTACAGAGTGTAACGGGAAAGGTACCACGGTCCAGCGAAAGATGGTTACTGTGCCAGTACCAGCAG GTGTAGAGGACGGCCAGACTGTACGCATGCAAGTTGGCAAGAAGGAACTCTTTGTTACGTTCAAG GTATCGCGTAGCGACTACTTCAAGCGGGACGGAGCTGACATTCACACGGAGGCCGCAGTCAGTCTCTCTCAAGCCGTGCTGGGGGGGACGGTTCGAGTGCAGGGTATCTACGAGGACATCATGCTCCAG ATTCCAGCCAATACGTCGTCCCATACAAAGATCCGGCTAGCTGGGAAGGGCATCAAGCGGCTCCAGAGTTCCGGTTACGGTGACCACTATGTCACGGTTAAAGTTGTAATACCCAA GAAGATGTCGCCCAAGCAGAAAGCACTCATTCAGGCTTACGCTGAACTGGAAGAGGACACAGCAGgaacgatagatggcatcgttaACACTAGGGATG GGAACAAGAACACTTACGCTGGCCGGGAAGAACCGGAACAAGAAGAAAATACTGGCCTTTTGAGCAAGATTAAGAAGGTGATTTTCGGATGA